From Etheostoma cragini isolate CJK2018 chromosome 1, CSU_Ecrag_1.0, whole genome shotgun sequence, a single genomic window includes:
- the LOC117943625 gene encoding tropomyosin alpha-1 chain-like isoform X4 — protein MDAIKKKMQMLKLDKENAMDRAEQAESDKKTAEDRSKQLEDDLVALQKKLKSTEDELDKYSEALKDAQEKLELAEKKATDAEGDVASLNRRIQLVEEELDRAQERLSTALTKLEEAEKAADESERGMKVIENRAMKDEEKMELQEIQLKEAKHIAEEADRKYEEVARKLVIIESDLERTEERAELSESKCSELEEELKTVQNNLKSLEAQAEKYSQKEDKYEEEIKVLSDKLKEAETRAEFAERSVAKLEKTIDDLEDHLYKQLEKNRLLTNELRVALNEA, from the exons ATGGATGCCATCAAGAAGAAGATGCAGATGCTCAAGCTTGACAAGGAGAATGCCATGGACAGAGCTGAGCAGGCCGAGTCAGACAAGAAAACAGCTGAGGACAGGAGCAAACAG CTTGAGGATGACCTGGTAGCACTGCAGAAGAAGCTGAAATCAACTGAGGATGAGTTGGACAAGTACTCTGAAGCCCTGAAGGATGCCCAGGAGAAACTGGAGCTCGCTGAGAAGAAAGCCACAGAT GCCGAGGGTGATGTAGCTTCCCTAAACAGGCGTATCCAGCTGGTTGAGGAGGAGTTGGACCGTGCTCAGGAGCGTCTGTCCACAGCGCTGACCaagctggaggaggctgagaaGGCTGCTGATGAGAGCGAGAG AGGCATGAAGGTTATTGAGAACAGGGCGATGAAGGACGAGGAGAAGATGGAGCTGCAAGAGATCCAGCTGAAGGAGGCCAAACACATTGCAGAGGAGGCTGACCGCAAATACGAGGAG GTGGCCCGTAAGCTGGTGATCATTGAGAGTGACTTGGAGCGTACAGAGGAGCGTGCTGAGCTGTCTGAGAG CAAATGCTCTGAGCTTGAGGAGGAGCTGAAAACCGTGCAGAACAACCTGAAGTCTCTGGAGGCCCAGGCAGAGAAG TACTCTCAGAAGGAGGACAAGTACGAGGAGGAGATCAAGGTTCTTTCAGACAAGTTGAAGGAG GCTGAGACTCGTGCTGAGTTCGCTGAAAGATCGGTCGCCAAACTTGAGAAGACCATCGATGACCTAGAGG
- the LOC117943625 gene encoding tropomyosin alpha-1 chain-like isoform X1, translating into MDAIKKKMQMLKLDKENAMDRAEQAESDKKTAEDRSKQLEDDLVALQKKLKSTEDELDKYSEALKDAQEKLELAEKKATDAEGDVASLNRRIQLVEEELDRAQERLSTALTKLEEAEKAADESERGMKVIENRAMKDEEKMELQEIQLKEAKHIAEEADRKYEEVARKLVIIESDLERTEERAELSESKCSELEEELKTVQNNLKSLEAQAEKYSQKEDKYEEEIKVLSDKLKEAETRAEFAERSVAKLEKTIDDLEDELYAQKLKYKAISEELDHALNDMTSIPSIQAA; encoded by the exons ATGGATGCCATCAAGAAGAAGATGCAGATGCTCAAGCTTGACAAGGAGAATGCCATGGACAGAGCTGAGCAGGCCGAGTCAGACAAGAAAACAGCTGAGGACAGGAGCAAACAG CTTGAGGATGACCTGGTAGCACTGCAGAAGAAGCTGAAATCAACTGAGGATGAGTTGGACAAGTACTCTGAAGCCCTGAAGGATGCCCAGGAGAAACTGGAGCTCGCTGAGAAGAAAGCCACAGAT GCCGAGGGTGATGTAGCTTCCCTAAACAGGCGTATCCAGCTGGTTGAGGAGGAGTTGGACCGTGCTCAGGAGCGTCTGTCCACAGCGCTGACCaagctggaggaggctgagaaGGCTGCTGATGAGAGCGAGAG AGGCATGAAGGTTATTGAGAACAGGGCGATGAAGGACGAGGAGAAGATGGAGCTGCAAGAGATCCAGCTGAAGGAGGCCAAACACATTGCAGAGGAGGCTGACCGCAAATACGAGGAG GTGGCCCGTAAGCTGGTGATCATTGAGAGTGACTTGGAGCGTACAGAGGAGCGTGCTGAGCTGTCTGAGAG CAAATGCTCTGAGCTTGAGGAGGAGCTGAAAACCGTGCAGAACAACCTGAAGTCTCTGGAGGCCCAGGCAGAGAAG TACTCTCAGAAGGAGGACAAGTACGAGGAGGAGATCAAGGTTCTTTCAGACAAGTTGAAGGAG GCTGAGACTCGTGCTGAGTTCGCTGAAAGATCGGTCGCCAAACTTGAGAAGACCATCGATGACCTAGAGG ATGAGCTGTATGCCCAGAAACTGAAGTACAAGGCCATCAGCGAGGAGCTGGACCACGCCCTCAACGACATGACCTCCAT
- the LOC117943625 gene encoding tropomyosin alpha-1 chain-like isoform X5, whose translation MAGGSSLEAVKKKIKSLQDQADVAEDRAALLQRELNQERSARESAEGDVASLNRRIQLVEEELDRAQERLSTALTKLEEAEKAADESERGMKVIENRAMKDEEKMELQEIQLKEAKHIAEEADRKYEEVARKLVIIESDLERTEERAELSESKCSELEEELKTVQNNLKSLEAQAEKYSQKEDKYEEEIKVLSDKLKEAETRAEFAERSVAKLEKTIDDLEDELYAQKLKYKAISEELDHALNDMTSIPSIQAA comes from the exons ATGGCCGGTGGGAGCTCTCTTGAagctgtgaaaaagaaaatcaagtcGTTGCAGGACCAGGCCGATGTAGCAGAGGACCGGGCAGCTTTACTACAGCGAGAACTGAACCAAGAGAGGAGCGCGAGGGAATCA GCCGAGGGTGATGTAGCTTCCCTAAACAGGCGTATCCAGCTGGTTGAGGAGGAGTTGGACCGTGCTCAGGAGCGTCTGTCCACAGCGCTGACCaagctggaggaggctgagaaGGCTGCTGATGAGAGCGAGAG AGGCATGAAGGTTATTGAGAACAGGGCGATGAAGGACGAGGAGAAGATGGAGCTGCAAGAGATCCAGCTGAAGGAGGCCAAACACATTGCAGAGGAGGCTGACCGCAAATACGAGGAG GTGGCCCGTAAGCTGGTGATCATTGAGAGTGACTTGGAGCGTACAGAGGAGCGTGCTGAGCTGTCTGAGAG CAAATGCTCTGAGCTTGAGGAGGAGCTGAAAACCGTGCAGAACAACCTGAAGTCTCTGGAGGCCCAGGCAGAGAAG TACTCTCAGAAGGAGGACAAGTACGAGGAGGAGATCAAGGTTCTTTCAGACAAGTTGAAGGAG GCTGAGACTCGTGCTGAGTTCGCTGAAAGATCGGTCGCCAAACTTGAGAAGACCATCGATGACCTAGAGG ATGAGCTGTATGCCCAGAAACTGAAGTACAAGGCCATCAGCGAGGAGCTGGACCACGCCCTCAACGACATGACCTCCAT
- the LOC117943625 gene encoding tropomyosin alpha-4 chain-like isoform X7 produces the protein MAGGSSLEAVKKKIKSLQDQADVAEDRAALLQRELNQERSARESAEGDVASLNRRIQLVEEELDRAQERLSTALTKLEEAEKAADESERGMKVIENRAMKDEEKMELQEIQLKEAKHIAEEADRKYEEVARKLVIIESDLERTEERAELSESKCSELEEELKTVQNNLKSLEAQAEKYSQKEDKYEEEIKVLSDKLKEAETRAEFAERSVAKLEKTIDDLEDHLYKQLEKNRLLTNELRVALNEA, from the exons ATGGCCGGTGGGAGCTCTCTTGAagctgtgaaaaagaaaatcaagtcGTTGCAGGACCAGGCCGATGTAGCAGAGGACCGGGCAGCTTTACTACAGCGAGAACTGAACCAAGAGAGGAGCGCGAGGGAATCA GCCGAGGGTGATGTAGCTTCCCTAAACAGGCGTATCCAGCTGGTTGAGGAGGAGTTGGACCGTGCTCAGGAGCGTCTGTCCACAGCGCTGACCaagctggaggaggctgagaaGGCTGCTGATGAGAGCGAGAG AGGCATGAAGGTTATTGAGAACAGGGCGATGAAGGACGAGGAGAAGATGGAGCTGCAAGAGATCCAGCTGAAGGAGGCCAAACACATTGCAGAGGAGGCTGACCGCAAATACGAGGAG GTGGCCCGTAAGCTGGTGATCATTGAGAGTGACTTGGAGCGTACAGAGGAGCGTGCTGAGCTGTCTGAGAG CAAATGCTCTGAGCTTGAGGAGGAGCTGAAAACCGTGCAGAACAACCTGAAGTCTCTGGAGGCCCAGGCAGAGAAG TACTCTCAGAAGGAGGACAAGTACGAGGAGGAGATCAAGGTTCTTTCAGACAAGTTGAAGGAG GCTGAGACTCGTGCTGAGTTCGCTGAAAGATCGGTCGCCAAACTTGAGAAGACCATCGATGACCTAGAGG
- the LOC117943625 gene encoding tropomyosin alpha-1 chain-like isoform X2, which produces MDAIKKKMQMLKLDKENAMDRAEQAESDKKTAEDRSKQLEDDLVALQKKLKSTEDELDKYSEALKDAQEKLELAEKKATDAEGDVASLNRRIQLVEEELDRAQERLSTALTKLEEAEKAADESERGMKVIENRAMKDEEKMELQEIQLKEAKHIAEEADRKYEEVARKLVIIESDLERTEERAELSESKCSELEEELKTVQNNLKSLEAQAEKYSQKEDKYEEEIKVLSDKLKEAETRAEFAERSVAKLEKTIDDLEDELYAQKLKYKAISEELDHALNDMTSI; this is translated from the exons ATGGATGCCATCAAGAAGAAGATGCAGATGCTCAAGCTTGACAAGGAGAATGCCATGGACAGAGCTGAGCAGGCCGAGTCAGACAAGAAAACAGCTGAGGACAGGAGCAAACAG CTTGAGGATGACCTGGTAGCACTGCAGAAGAAGCTGAAATCAACTGAGGATGAGTTGGACAAGTACTCTGAAGCCCTGAAGGATGCCCAGGAGAAACTGGAGCTCGCTGAGAAGAAAGCCACAGAT GCCGAGGGTGATGTAGCTTCCCTAAACAGGCGTATCCAGCTGGTTGAGGAGGAGTTGGACCGTGCTCAGGAGCGTCTGTCCACAGCGCTGACCaagctggaggaggctgagaaGGCTGCTGATGAGAGCGAGAG AGGCATGAAGGTTATTGAGAACAGGGCGATGAAGGACGAGGAGAAGATGGAGCTGCAAGAGATCCAGCTGAAGGAGGCCAAACACATTGCAGAGGAGGCTGACCGCAAATACGAGGAG GTGGCCCGTAAGCTGGTGATCATTGAGAGTGACTTGGAGCGTACAGAGGAGCGTGCTGAGCTGTCTGAGAG CAAATGCTCTGAGCTTGAGGAGGAGCTGAAAACCGTGCAGAACAACCTGAAGTCTCTGGAGGCCCAGGCAGAGAAG TACTCTCAGAAGGAGGACAAGTACGAGGAGGAGATCAAGGTTCTTTCAGACAAGTTGAAGGAG GCTGAGACTCGTGCTGAGTTCGCTGAAAGATCGGTCGCCAAACTTGAGAAGACCATCGATGACCTAGAGG ATGAGCTGTATGCCCAGAAACTGAAGTACAAGGCCATCAGCGAGGAGCTGGACCACGCCCTCAACGACATGACCTCCAT CTAA
- the LOC117943625 gene encoding tropomyosin alpha-1 chain-like isoform X3, with protein sequence MDAIKKKMQMLKLDKENAMDRAEQAESDKKTAEDRSKQLEDDLVALQKKLKSTEDELDKYSEALKDAQEKLELAEKKATDAEGDVASLNRRIQLVEEELDRAQERLSTALTKLEEAEKAADESERGMKVIENRAMKDEEKMELQEIQLKEAKHIAEEADRKYEEVARKLVIIESDLERTEERAELSESKCSELEEELKTVQNNLKSLEAQAEKYSQKEDKYEEEIKVLSDKLKEAETRAEFAERSVAKLEKTIDDLEDKLSRAKEEGLSLTQMLDQTLMEIVDL encoded by the exons ATGGATGCCATCAAGAAGAAGATGCAGATGCTCAAGCTTGACAAGGAGAATGCCATGGACAGAGCTGAGCAGGCCGAGTCAGACAAGAAAACAGCTGAGGACAGGAGCAAACAG CTTGAGGATGACCTGGTAGCACTGCAGAAGAAGCTGAAATCAACTGAGGATGAGTTGGACAAGTACTCTGAAGCCCTGAAGGATGCCCAGGAGAAACTGGAGCTCGCTGAGAAGAAAGCCACAGAT GCCGAGGGTGATGTAGCTTCCCTAAACAGGCGTATCCAGCTGGTTGAGGAGGAGTTGGACCGTGCTCAGGAGCGTCTGTCCACAGCGCTGACCaagctggaggaggctgagaaGGCTGCTGATGAGAGCGAGAG AGGCATGAAGGTTATTGAGAACAGGGCGATGAAGGACGAGGAGAAGATGGAGCTGCAAGAGATCCAGCTGAAGGAGGCCAAACACATTGCAGAGGAGGCTGACCGCAAATACGAGGAG GTGGCCCGTAAGCTGGTGATCATTGAGAGTGACTTGGAGCGTACAGAGGAGCGTGCTGAGCTGTCTGAGAG CAAATGCTCTGAGCTTGAGGAGGAGCTGAAAACCGTGCAGAACAACCTGAAGTCTCTGGAGGCCCAGGCAGAGAAG TACTCTCAGAAGGAGGACAAGTACGAGGAGGAGATCAAGGTTCTTTCAGACAAGTTGAAGGAG GCTGAGACTCGTGCTGAGTTCGCTGAAAGATCGGTCGCCAAACTTGAGAAGACCATCGATGACCTAGAGG